A stretch of Flavobacterium sp. N1994 DNA encodes these proteins:
- a CDS encoding DUF2007 domain-containing protein: protein MEEETFTLLRRFQYSSEAIIYQGKLESQGIEVFLRDNNIVDSNPLYSNAVGGVKLFVKTEDFDRANEVLGEVSLYSVDDDNQPIKCPKCGAEQIDMETSIKDWKTLWNVIWLGFLALSFEKHKYKCQNCKFEFD, encoded by the coding sequence ATGGAAGAAGAAACATTTACATTACTACGCCGATTTCAATACTCAAGTGAAGCTATCATTTACCAAGGTAAATTAGAAAGCCAAGGCATTGAAGTTTTCCTTAGAGACAACAACATCGTTGATTCCAATCCACTTTACAGTAACGCTGTAGGTGGTGTAAAGTTATTTGTCAAAACAGAAGATTTTGATAGAGCTAATGAGGTTTTAGGCGAAGTGAGTTTGTACTCTGTTGACGATGACAATCAACCTATAAAATGCCCAAAGTGTGGTGCTGAACAAATTGATATGGAAACATCCATTAAAGATTGGAAGACATTATGGAATGTTATATGGTTAGGCTTTTTAGCCTTGTCCTTTGAAAAACACAAATACAAATGTCAAAACTGTAAATTCGAATTTGATTAA
- the bioD gene encoding dethiobiotin synthase — MKLFITGIGTDVGKTIASAIVVEALEADYWKPVQAGDLDHSDSHKVKVLVANDKSVFHANAYALNTPASPHWAAQLDGITIDLKQIKEPKTNNHLVIEGAGGILVPLNDEQCIIDLIQKDYKVIVVSRHYLGSINHTLLTIEALKNRKIAVAGIIFSGDENKATESIILNKTGVKYLGRIENEPYFDANVIHYYADKFRDNLLNV; from the coding sequence ATGAAACTATTTATCACAGGAATTGGTACCGATGTAGGTAAAACTATAGCATCCGCTATTGTAGTCGAAGCTTTAGAAGCCGATTATTGGAAACCCGTTCAAGCAGGCGATTTAGACCATTCGGATAGTCATAAAGTTAAAGTATTAGTGGCTAATGACAAATCCGTTTTTCATGCTAATGCTTATGCATTGAATACTCCAGCAAGTCCGCATTGGGCTGCTCAATTAGACGGAATTACTATCGATTTAAAACAAATCAAAGAACCCAAAACCAACAATCATCTAGTAATAGAAGGTGCTGGTGGTATTCTAGTCCCTCTTAACGACGAGCAGTGCATCATTGATTTAATTCAAAAAGACTATAAAGTTATTGTAGTTTCAAGACATTATTTAGGAAGTATCAATCATACTTTACTAACTATTGAAGCTTTGAAAAACAGAAAAATAGCGGTGGCTGGCATTATCTTTTCTGGCGATGAAAACAAAGCTACTGAAAGTATTATTCTAAATAAAACTGGTGTCAAATACCTAGGAAGAATAGAAAACGAACCTTATTTTGACGCCAACGTCATTCACTATTATGCTGATAAATTTAGAGACAATCTATTAAATGTATAA
- a CDS encoding GxxExxY protein translates to MNSLLHKKISDAVLKAYYDVYNQLGYGFLEKVYQNAMYLELKSLGYTVEAQKQIKVYFKNQLVGEYYADIVIEEKIIIEIKACELLMSVHIAQLMNYLKATEVEVGLLLNFGEEPEFKRIIYTNDRKKNLKNQ, encoded by the coding sequence ATGAACAGTTTATTACACAAAAAAATATCTGATGCTGTCTTAAAAGCGTATTATGATGTTTATAACCAACTTGGGTATGGTTTTCTTGAAAAAGTATATCAAAACGCAATGTATTTAGAGTTAAAATCTTTAGGATATACAGTAGAAGCTCAAAAACAGATAAAAGTATATTTTAAAAATCAGTTAGTCGGAGAATATTATGCTGATATAGTAATTGAAGAGAAAATAATTATTGAAATAAAAGCTTGTGAGTTATTAATGAGCGTTCATATTGCCCAATTAATGAATTATCTAAAAGCGACTGAAGTTGAAGTTGGCCTTTTATTAAATTTTGGAGAAGAACCAGAGTTTAAAAGAATTATTTATACAAACGATAGAAAAAAGAATTTAAAAAATCAGTGA
- a CDS encoding regulatory protein RecX, with protein MKDKLIDKEAQIKLEHYCSYQDRCHQEVTQKLYELGIQSNEADTIIVHLIENNFLNEERFARSFARGKHRIKGWGNIRIVNELKQRQIATPNIKCALTEISEEEYQETFDKLASRHWDTLQESNQLKKKKKFCDYLLRKGWESDLIYEKWRALSIE; from the coding sequence ATGAAAGATAAACTGATTGATAAAGAAGCACAAATCAAACTAGAACATTACTGTTCTTACCAAGACCGTTGCCATCAAGAAGTAACTCAAAAGCTCTACGAGTTAGGAATACAATCAAACGAGGCCGATACGATAATAGTGCATCTTATTGAAAATAACTTTCTTAATGAAGAACGCTTTGCCCGTAGTTTCGCCAGAGGGAAACACCGTATAAAAGGTTGGGGCAATATCAGAATAGTCAATGAACTCAAACAACGTCAAATTGCAACACCCAACATCAAATGTGCTCTAACCGAAATCTCGGAAGAAGAGTACCAAGAAACTTTTGATAAATTAGCTTCAAGACATTGGGACACCCTTCAAGAAAGCAATCAGCTTAAAAAGAAAAAGAAGTTCTGTGATTACCTCTTACGCAAAGGTTGGGAAAGCGATTTAATCTATGAAAAGTGGAGAGCACTCAGTATCGAGTAA
- the bioA gene encoding adenosylmethionine--8-amino-7-oxononanoate transaminase, with protein sequence MNLSERDKLYNWHPYTQHKTANDFPAIVKGEGALLWDENGKEYIDAIASWWVNPYGHSNKVIADAIYAQLTTLEHVLFGGFTHDKAVLLAEKLMTILPNNQKKLFYSDNGSTAVEVALKCALQYFYNKGVTKTKIIAFEDAFHGDTFGAMASSGITFFTEAFKGSLLEVVRIPVPTKGNEDACLQALSDLVVTNDFAAFIFEPLVQGAAGMVMYEAAVLDQMIALCNQNKVFTIADEVMTGFGKTGKTFATDYLGNKPDMMCLSKALTGGTIPMAITTFTEEIFDGFYDDDTNKALFHGHTFTANPTGCAAALASISLLQSEVMQNNIAQVNQSHLNFEERIKAHPKVKTTRVLGVIFALEIKTESQESYYGTMRNKLYNFFIENGVILRPVGNIVYILPPYIITPSQLEKVYDTIEKALEIV encoded by the coding sequence ATGAATCTTTCCGAAAGAGATAAACTATACAATTGGCATCCTTACACCCAACACAAAACGGCAAATGATTTTCCGGCAATTGTAAAAGGAGAAGGCGCTTTGCTTTGGGATGAAAATGGAAAAGAATACATTGATGCTATTGCTTCATGGTGGGTGAATCCTTATGGCCATTCTAACAAAGTAATTGCAGATGCTATTTATGCGCAACTAACTACCTTAGAACATGTTTTGTTTGGCGGTTTCACGCATGACAAAGCAGTTTTATTAGCTGAAAAACTAATGACTATTTTGCCCAACAATCAAAAAAAACTCTTCTATTCTGATAACGGTTCGACAGCTGTAGAAGTAGCGCTGAAATGTGCGTTACAATATTTTTACAACAAAGGGGTTACCAAAACCAAAATCATTGCTTTTGAAGATGCCTTTCACGGAGATACTTTTGGAGCAATGGCTTCTAGTGGCATTACTTTTTTTACCGAAGCTTTCAAAGGTTCTTTACTCGAAGTAGTTCGGATTCCTGTTCCTACAAAAGGAAATGAAGATGCGTGTTTACAAGCTTTGTCTGATTTGGTTGTCACCAATGACTTTGCCGCTTTTATTTTCGAACCCTTAGTACAAGGTGCCGCTGGAATGGTCATGTATGAAGCTGCTGTTTTAGATCAAATGATTGCCCTTTGTAACCAAAATAAAGTCTTCACTATTGCCGATGAAGTCATGACGGGATTTGGAAAAACGGGAAAAACATTTGCTACCGATTATTTAGGGAATAAACCCGATATGATGTGCTTGTCAAAGGCATTAACTGGTGGAACGATTCCGATGGCTATTACCACATTTACTGAAGAAATCTTTGACGGATTTTATGATGATGATACCAACAAAGCCTTATTTCACGGACATACTTTTACCGCTAACCCAACCGGTTGTGCAGCAGCCTTAGCTAGTATTTCTTTGCTGCAAAGCGAGGTTATGCAAAACAATATTGCTCAAGTAAATCAATCTCATTTGAACTTTGAAGAAAGAATTAAAGCTCATCCCAAAGTAAAAACCACAAGAGTTCTCGGAGTTATCTTTGCTTTAGAAATCAAAACTGAAAGTCAGGAAAGTTATTACGGAACGATGCGCAATAAGCTCTACAATTTCTTCATAGAAAATGGTGTAATTCTTCGTCCTGTGGGAAACATCGTTTACATCTTACCACCTTATATTATTACCCCTTCTCAATTGGAAAAAGTCTACGATACTATCGAAAAAGCGCTCGAAATAGTGTAG
- a CDS encoding T9SS sorting signal type C domain-containing protein — protein sequence MKIKILFISLLFSAFSWGQVSLTNGSPSNTIDFSSSMQSTVGNGAYTGSGFQASPTAGQLNSNAWAVSGWSDGNLAFGGTQTTGATDYTRGTVSAAISTGGFYCYTGSPHSVSNPCFMLQPGLSDFTPGTLTLKIQNNGTTNITDLAISYNLYVRNDQGRSNNFTFSYSPDNTTYTAVGALDYTSTTTADALGWVQVGTSPSRTTTITGLSITPGSFYYIRWSSNDVGGAGSRDEFGLDDITITATYPPVTITSAQDGPWSVGTTWIGGVAPTAAQSVVINHNVYIDVASVTRNALPVTTTVSVGASLATANNGVANTNVYTSNGTTTINGTFRLEENSSIAGTGSFTYGASGTLSFKNTNANTPGGKTVNASDIYWPTTNGPFNVSVIGDITMNASRTVAGLFTAGTKASTGVTMLTGFNFTINGTLRMDNGAAFAGPTTTAPIYGASSLLIYNFGATSNRTNEWLSGVGSIALTAGYPNNIQLSTTGTNLTYNSNTAAKALAGNLTIDTGCTFNMAAATTSDLTIGGNVINNGTFTFSNATSTGGNVIVTGNFTNSGTVTMASPAASTGGNLKLGGNFINSATAVAFNGGNRGIYFSKTGTQTIQNLSATPLTFGAVLTTGAGTTVQLLNDLIIGAPTNTSGAVAVNFGNAADVIDINGNTLTLGSNTSNSISGSGSFKGSTTSNLTLLGTGSIGTLKFATNLNLGTFTMNRTAATTGCIMGSALTVNTSLVLTNGLIDLGSNTMTLASTCSNSFTASANSYVIADATVAGGILSKVVTATGTGYVFPIGIGGYSPATVNFTAGTFSSATLGMAVKNTIQPNWSFATTDYLNRYWSLTTSGITTPTYDFSATYPGADVFGTISANYKSNQWNGSISDWTNGGTVITSGSITKTGCTVNNTSPTANHISAAIRDQEIEVKSGVAGITILNGTTTTSGNAAYGTKTIGSNTANTFSIYNRGGKNLNLTNTPIVEILPGNPSGTSSDFVVTTQPSSSTVGAESSLTFVITFTPSYAGYRSATVRIYSNDADENPYTFIIDGTGDCSPLATNTITPTSGPVGTEVTITATANTLTSATASFNSVAASVTLIDATHMTAIVPSGAVSGTLVTTNNLGCQAANTFTVLDNASTSCEGGLLASDLFFSEVTDSNTGGLSYVEIYNGTGVSKNLGNYIIKLAANGSATYSATLTLNSVSLLPGSTYVVALGNDSLCGTYGGDGSLAAQITGGLGINFDAYVVGPPSKGNDHYALFNGATQIDSWGTYLNPSWAPASIGTEGATFRRKNTATLPNTTYSNSDWNIVDFFGKGSTYCANNDYSDIGIYNFRTGVPPTVTALSYTPTCKGTTLTVTGTEGFVGSNPLVYTWYAVANGSNTWNLISNGGIYSGATTNTLTISDISTILNYQFYCQVRENTATCYIASNAIKITASTSTTWQAGNTWTNGVPNLNTAVIMDNDYDTANGFSPSFDACSLTINNGKTVTIRASNYANIQNDLTVNTGGTLNVENNGSLVMVNDNGIVTNNGTTNIKRTCTPYERFDYVYWSSPVVAANANIASTFTGWRTDYSFEFNTANFYDVKTINSSGVVTAVASDSFDDYAPWAWQNYSGNMITGKGYAIMAPTAVAFTPSAPGVTVTFSGKVNNGAITLPLVQTANTDAGYIGVNNPNDDYNFVGNPYPSALYANKFITDNGANTSGTLYFWTHVLNISNTNPGPNVYNFISDDYALYNMTGGTRASLTSPASSVPTGYIGSGQGFFVEAQSSSNLVFNNSMRSKTYANNDFFRTSATGTSEKDRLWLNLTNADGVFGQQLIGYLDETSLGFDWGYDGRVNQSNNYASFYSLAGDEKYKIQARPTFDLSDIVPLGYFSAVTGEFTISIDKKEGVFAADTTPVYLEDKAMNIIHNLKQSPYTFTTSYGRYEDRFVLRYTDTALSNPDFETLNSSVSVATNHGEITIKSHIETIQEVTIYDVLGRQLFESKNITDNNFTTTNISMSQQALILKIKLANGVVVTRKIIL from the coding sequence ATGAAAATAAAGATACTTTTTATTTCGCTATTGTTTAGTGCTTTTTCATGGGGGCAGGTTAGTTTAACTAATGGAAGTCCATCAAATACTATTGACTTTTCAAGTTCAATGCAAAGCACTGTTGGAAATGGAGCCTACACTGGCTCAGGTTTTCAAGCTAGTCCAACAGCAGGACAATTAAACTCAAATGCTTGGGCAGTTTCAGGATGGAGTGATGGTAATTTGGCTTTTGGAGGAACTCAAACTACAGGAGCAACTGATTATACAAGAGGAACGGTTTCTGCAGCTATATCAACAGGTGGTTTTTATTGTTACACAGGGTCGCCACACTCTGTTTCAAATCCTTGTTTTATGCTTCAACCAGGACTTAGCGATTTTACTCCAGGAACCTTGACGTTAAAAATTCAAAATAACGGAACAACAAACATTACTGATTTAGCTATTTCCTATAATCTATATGTTAGAAATGATCAAGGGCGTTCTAATAATTTTACTTTTTCGTACTCACCAGACAACACTACCTATACTGCTGTTGGAGCATTAGATTATACATCAACTACTACAGCAGATGCTTTAGGTTGGGTTCAAGTGGGAACATCGCCATCAAGAACAACAACAATCACAGGATTAAGTATAACACCGGGTAGTTTTTATTACATTAGATGGTCAAGTAATGATGTGGGAGGTGCAGGAAGCAGAGATGAATTTGGATTAGATGACATTACTATTACGGCTACTTATCCACCTGTTACAATTACATCTGCTCAAGATGGCCCATGGAGTGTAGGAACTACTTGGATTGGAGGTGTTGCGCCAACTGCTGCTCAAAGTGTTGTAATCAATCACAATGTATATATAGATGTAGCATCGGTAACTAGAAACGCATTACCAGTGACTACTACAGTATCAGTTGGAGCGAGTCTAGCTACTGCAAATAATGGAGTTGCCAATACGAATGTTTATACAAGTAACGGCACAACTACTATTAATGGAACTTTTAGGTTGGAAGAGAATAGTTCAATAGCCGGAACAGGGAGTTTTACTTATGGAGCATCTGGAACATTGAGTTTTAAAAACACAAACGCAAATACACCTGGTGGAAAAACTGTTAACGCCTCTGATATTTATTGGCCAACAACGAATGGCCCCTTCAATGTTAGTGTCATTGGTGACATTACAATGAACGCTAGTAGGACAGTAGCTGGTTTATTCACGGCTGGTACAAAAGCATCTACAGGTGTAACTATGCTAACAGGCTTCAATTTTACCATAAACGGAACTTTACGAATGGATAATGGCGCTGCTTTTGCCGGACCTACTACTACAGCTCCGATTTATGGAGCTTCTTCTTTACTGATTTATAATTTTGGAGCAACATCAAACAGAACAAATGAATGGCTTTCTGGTGTTGGATCTATAGCATTAACAGCTGGTTATCCTAATAATATTCAATTAAGCACTACTGGTACCAACTTAACTTATAATAGTAATACTGCCGCAAAAGCATTAGCGGGTAATTTAACTATTGATACTGGTTGTACTTTTAATATGGCTGCGGCTACAACATCTGATTTAACCATTGGTGGTAACGTTATAAATAATGGAACTTTCACTTTTTCTAATGCTACTTCTACTGGTGGAAATGTTATCGTAACAGGTAATTTTACTAATTCAGGGACAGTAACAATGGCTAGTCCAGCAGCGTCAACAGGTGGTAATTTAAAATTAGGAGGAAACTTTATCAATTCCGCTACAGCTGTTGCATTTAATGGAGGTAATCGAGGAATTTATTTTAGTAAAACTGGTACACAAACTATTCAAAATTTATCTGCAACACCCTTGACTTTTGGAGCTGTTTTAACAACTGGGGCAGGAACCACAGTTCAATTATTAAATGATTTAATAATTGGTGCACCAACTAATACATCAGGAGCAGTAGCTGTAAACTTTGGAAATGCAGCAGATGTTATTGATATTAATGGAAATACATTAACATTAGGATCAAATACATCCAACTCCATTTCAGGTTCAGGAAGCTTTAAAGGAAGTACTACTTCTAATTTAACTTTATTAGGGACAGGTAGTATTGGGACTTTAAAGTTTGCTACTAATTTGAACTTGGGAACTTTCACAATGAACAGAACCGCTGCCACTACAGGTTGTATTATGGGTTCTGCTTTGACAGTAAATACCAGTTTAGTTTTAACAAATGGTCTTATTGATTTGGGTTCTAATACCATGACTTTAGCTTCTACTTGTAGTAACAGCTTTACAGCTTCTGCTAACAGTTATGTTATCGCCGATGCCACTGTTGCTGGTGGTATTTTAAGCAAAGTGGTTACCGCAACAGGTACTGGTTATGTTTTCCCAATAGGAATTGGAGGCTATTCACCAGCTACGGTTAACTTTACTGCAGGGACTTTTTCATCCGCGACTTTAGGAATGGCTGTTAAAAATACTATTCAACCCAATTGGTCCTTCGCTACAACAGATTATTTAAATCGTTATTGGTCATTGACTACCTCGGGAATAACAACACCTACTTATGATTTTTCTGCAACCTATCCAGGCGCTGATGTATTTGGTACAATTTCAGCTAATTACAAATCCAATCAATGGAATGGTTCTATATCTGACTGGACAAATGGAGGAACAGTTATTACATCAGGAAGTATAACAAAAACGGGTTGTACTGTAAACAATACTTCTCCAACTGCAAATCATATTTCAGCAGCTATCCGTGATCAAGAAATTGAAGTTAAAAGTGGTGTAGCGGGAATAACTATTCTTAATGGTACAACAACTACAAGTGGCAATGCAGCTTATGGGACTAAAACTATTGGAAGTAATACCGCAAATACCTTCTCTATTTATAATAGAGGTGGTAAAAACTTAAATTTAACAAACACCCCAATTGTTGAAATTCTGCCTGGTAATCCTTCTGGAACTTCTAGTGACTTTGTGGTAACTACACAACCTTCTTCAAGTACAGTTGGAGCTGAATCAAGCCTTACTTTTGTAATCACTTTTACACCAAGTTATGCCGGATATAGATCTGCAACGGTACGAATATATAGCAATGACGCTGATGAAAATCCATATACGTTCATTATTGATGGTACTGGAGATTGTTCGCCTTTAGCAACCAATACTATTACACCTACATCAGGTCCTGTTGGAACTGAAGTAACGATTACAGCAACAGCTAACACTTTAACATCGGCTACGGCTTCATTTAATAGTGTAGCTGCATCAGTTACATTAATAGATGCCACTCATATGACTGCCATTGTACCAAGTGGTGCGGTTTCAGGAACATTGGTGACTACTAACAATCTTGGTTGTCAAGCTGCAAATACATTTACAGTTTTAGATAATGCTTCAACTTCTTGTGAAGGTGGTCTTCTAGCAAGCGATTTATTTTTTAGTGAGGTTACCGACTCTAATACTGGAGGACTGTCTTATGTTGAAATATATAACGGCACTGGGGTTTCTAAAAATTTAGGGAATTATATAATTAAATTAGCCGCAAATGGTTCTGCTACTTATTCTGCTACTTTAACATTAAATTCTGTTAGTTTACTACCCGGTTCTACATATGTCGTTGCCTTGGGAAATGACAGTCTTTGTGGTACTTATGGTGGAGATGGTAGTTTGGCAGCACAAATTACCGGAGGTTTGGGAATTAATTTTGATGCTTATGTTGTTGGTCCACCGTCTAAAGGAAATGACCACTATGCTTTGTTTAATGGGGCAACACAAATTGATAGTTGGGGAACCTACTTAAACCCAAGTTGGGCTCCGGCCTCTATAGGTACTGAAGGAGCTACTTTCAGAAGAAAAAATACGGCTACTTTACCAAATACTACCTATTCCAATTCTGATTGGAATATTGTTGATTTTTTTGGCAAAGGGTCAACTTATTGTGCCAATAATGATTATTCCGATATCGGGATTTACAATTTCAGAACTGGGGTTCCTCCAACTGTAACTGCACTTAGTTATACACCTACCTGCAAAGGAACCACTCTAACAGTAACAGGAACTGAGGGCTTCGTGGGAAGCAATCCTTTAGTTTATACTTGGTATGCTGTTGCGAATGGTTCTAATACTTGGAATTTGATTTCAAACGGAGGTATTTATTCAGGGGCTACCACCAATACATTAACCATTTCTGATATTTCTACGATACTTAACTATCAATTCTATTGTCAGGTTCGTGAAAATACTGCAACTTGTTATATTGCTAGTAATGCTATTAAAATCACGGCAAGCACAAGTACTACTTGGCAAGCTGGAAATACTTGGACTAATGGGGTACCGAACCTAAATACTGCTGTAATTATGGATAATGATTATGATACGGCCAATGGTTTTTCGCCTAGCTTTGATGCCTGTAGTTTAACTATTAACAATGGAAAAACGGTAACCATAAGAGCTAGTAATTATGCTAATATTCAGAATGATTTAACGGTGAATACCGGAGGTACTCTGAACGTAGAAAACAATGGTTCTTTAGTTATGGTTAATGATAATGGAATTGTGACCAACAACGGAACTACAAACATTAAAAGAACCTGTACTCCATACGAACGCTTTGATTATGTTTATTGGTCATCACCTGTTGTTGCTGCTAATGCCAACATAGCCTCTACATTTACAGGATGGAGAACTGATTATAGTTTTGAGTTTAATACAGCAAATTTCTATGATGTTAAAACTATCAACAGTTCTGGCGTTGTTACTGCAGTTGCTTCGGACAGTTTTGATGATTATGCTCCATGGGCATGGCAAAACTACAGTGGCAATATGATTACAGGTAAAGGATATGCTATTATGGCCCCGACCGCTGTTGCATTTACTCCTTCTGCACCTGGTGTAACGGTTACTTTTTCAGGAAAAGTTAATAACGGTGCTATCACACTGCCATTAGTTCAGACGGCTAACACGGATGCTGGTTATATAGGAGTAAATAATCCAAATGATGACTATAACTTTGTTGGAAATCCTTACCCATCGGCATTATATGCTAACAAATTTATAACCGATAACGGAGCAAACACATCTGGAACTTTATATTTTTGGACACATGTACTTAACATCTCTAATACGAATCCTGGACCTAATGTCTATAATTTCATTTCTGATGATTATGCATTATATAATATGACCGGGGGAACTAGAGCTAGTTTAACATCACCAGCCAGTAGCGTTCCAACGGGTTATATAGGGTCGGGACAAGGATTTTTTGTAGAGGCTCAAAGTAGCAGTAATTTGGTTTTTAATAATTCCATGCGTAGCAAAACTTATGCTAACAATGACTTTTTCAGAACATCGGCAACAGGTACTAGCGAAAAAGACAGACTTTGGTTAAACCTTACCAATGCAGACGGAGTGTTTGGTCAACAATTGATAGGCTATTTAGATGAAACCAGCTTAGGTTTTGACTGGGGTTATGACGGAAGGGTAAATCAGTCTAACAATTATGCGAGTTTTTATTCTTTGGCAGGAGATGAGAAATACAAGATACAGGCCAGACCAACTTTTGACTTATCAGACATTGTTCCTTTAGGATATTTTAGTGCTGTGACAGGAGAATTTACCATAAGTATTGATAAAAAAGAAGGCGTATTTGCCGCTGATACTACACCAGTTTATTTAGAAGATAAGGCAATGAATATTATTCATAATTTAAAACAATCTCCTTATACTTTCACTACTAGTTATGGACGATACGAAGACCGATTCGTTTTGCGATATACAGATACCGCTTTAAGCAATCCTGATTTTGAAACCTTAAACAGCAGTGTGTCAGTAGCTACTAATCATGGTGAAATAACCATCAAGTCTCATATAGAAACCATTCAGGAAGTAACCATTTATGATGTTTTAGGAAGACAGTTATTTGAAAGCAAAAATATAACCGACAACAATTTTACTACCACAAACATTTCAATGAGTCAACAAGCATTGATTCTGAAAATTAAATTAGCCAATGGTGTAGTTGTTACCAGAAAAATAATTCTTTAG
- a CDS encoding beta-ketoacyl synthase N-terminal-like domain-containing protein, with amino-acid sequence MKTPIAITSIASFSPLGKTADEVWKEYLSPKTLIVEQKFGDTTALVAPLSSALIAEVQALRNSDAKYKSLDNSVLYAILASREAIKSAGWKDATFGVNIGSSRGATQLFEKHHQEFLASGKVATLTSPTTTLGNISTWVAHDLKSEGPELSHSITCSTALHALLNGIAWLQAGMAEKFLVGGSEAPLTAFTIAQMQALKIYAKETTEFPCRALDLTKTKNTMVLGEGAAMACLELGPQKNALAYVTGFGYATDDLQHSISITDEAECFQKSMKMALQNIPLEEVDAIVMHAPGTIKGDQSEYKAIQKVFGKNLPMLTTNKWKIGHTFGASGMLNMELAILMMQQQQFIGVPFITEQNPRKEIRNVLLNAVGFGGNAVSILLSSS; translated from the coding sequence TTGAAAACGCCTATTGCCATCACTTCTATTGCTTCCTTTTCTCCTTTAGGAAAAACGGCGGACGAAGTTTGGAAGGAATATTTGAGTCCAAAAACATTAATCGTTGAACAAAAATTTGGAGATACTACTGCTTTAGTAGCTCCATTATCATCCGCTTTGATAGCCGAAGTACAAGCCTTACGGAATTCGGATGCCAAGTATAAATCGCTTGATAACTCTGTTCTTTATGCCATCTTAGCTTCGAGAGAAGCTATAAAAAGTGCAGGATGGAAAGACGCAACATTTGGTGTAAACATTGGTTCCTCTCGTGGAGCAACCCAATTATTTGAAAAGCATCATCAAGAATTTTTAGCTTCAGGAAAAGTAGCTACCCTCACCTCACCTACTACTACATTAGGCAATATTTCCACTTGGGTGGCTCATGATTTAAAATCAGAAGGGCCTGAATTATCTCATTCTATAACCTGTTCAACCGCTTTACATGCTTTATTAAATGGCATAGCTTGGTTACAAGCAGGTATGGCAGAAAAGTTTCTAGTTGGCGGAAGTGAAGCTCCTTTAACGGCTTTTACCATTGCACAAATGCAAGCTTTAAAGATTTATGCTAAAGAAACTACCGAGTTTCCATGCCGTGCTTTGGATTTGACTAAAACCAAAAACACTATGGTCTTGGGAGAAGGTGCCGCTATGGCTTGTTTGGAATTAGGTCCTCAAAAAAACGCCTTGGCTTATGTAACTGGTTTTGGTTATGCTACAGATGATTTGCAGCACAGCATTTCGATAACGGATGAAGCCGAGTGTTTCCAAAAATCAATGAAAATGGCGTTGCAGAATATCCCTCTTGAGGAAGTTGACGCTATTGTAATGCACGCCCCTGGCACCATAAAAGGCGATCAATCGGAATACAAAGCAATACAAAAAGTCTTTGGGAAAAACCTTCCGATGTTAACTACCAACAAATGGAAAATCGGGCATACGTTTGGAGCCTCGGGGATGTTAAATATGGAACTAGCTATCCTAATGATGCAACAGCAACAGTTTATTGGAGTGCCATTTATAACAGAACAAAACCCACGAAAAGAAATTCGAAACGTACTACTGAATGCGGTTGGTTTCGGAGGTAATGCCGTGAGTATTTTGCTTTCAAGTAGTTAA